One genomic region from Streptomyces sp. NBC_00457 encodes:
- a CDS encoding trypsin-like serine protease — translation MSALRVTATAVTAAACAAVLATALPASAINSYNATPAPERTEVGALVATWDNDDNPATPDRVDWVCSGTMIDTDTFLTAAHCTTDWPDNVKFYVSLDQDVQSDLDAAAKKYPGDPAAQANAVAVQGTAHSHPDFPGPAYDTHDISVIELSAAKMKARWSFAPAALPTAGQLGALGPQGLNSTDWFVAGYGTQEAVNGPGGQTHPGGGVRMKAPVTFNALNNSWVRLAMTAPQGNGGACYGDSGGPNFAVIGGKNVLAATTITGDTPCYATNVTYRLDTLGARAFLSPFVTLP, via the coding sequence TTGTCAGCCCTACGCGTCACCGCCACCGCCGTCACCGCGGCGGCCTGTGCGGCCGTGCTCGCCACCGCACTGCCGGCCTCGGCCATCAACTCCTACAACGCGACGCCCGCCCCCGAGCGCACCGAGGTCGGCGCGCTCGTCGCCACGTGGGACAACGACGACAACCCCGCGACCCCGGACCGGGTCGACTGGGTCTGCTCCGGCACCATGATCGACACGGACACCTTCCTGACGGCCGCGCACTGCACCACCGACTGGCCCGACAACGTGAAGTTCTACGTGTCGCTGGACCAGGATGTGCAGTCCGACCTCGACGCCGCCGCGAAGAAGTACCCGGGCGACCCGGCCGCCCAGGCGAACGCCGTCGCGGTCCAGGGGACGGCCCACAGCCACCCCGACTTCCCCGGGCCCGCGTATGACACCCACGACATCTCGGTGATCGAGCTCTCGGCCGCGAAGATGAAGGCCCGCTGGTCCTTCGCGCCCGCGGCCCTCCCGACCGCCGGTCAGCTCGGCGCGCTCGGCCCGCAGGGCCTCAACTCCACCGACTGGTTCGTCGCCGGATACGGCACCCAGGAGGCCGTCAACGGCCCCGGCGGCCAGACCCACCCCGGCGGCGGCGTCCGTATGAAGGCACCCGTCACCTTCAACGCGCTCAACAACTCCTGGGTGCGCCTGGCCATGACCGCCCCGCAGGGCAACGGCGGTGCCTGCTACGGCGACTCCGGCGGCCCCAACTTCGCGGTGATCGGCGGGAAGAACGTCCTGGCCGCCACCACCATCACCGGCGACACCCCGTGCTACGCGACCAATGTGACGTACCGCCTGGACACCCTGGGCGCCCGCGCGTTCCTGTCGCCGTTCGTCACACTTCCCTAG
- a CDS encoding radical SAM protein produces the protein MDLRPIGRCNLSCPFCFGPRHDVPTMPQAVAFRIAAKLRQEGVQGVVISGGEPTLLRYLAQLVEELSSPLPGRFPPRVVLSTNGLASLKVMERVLPGLSWLALPLESADEKEHRELRTGSAAPHRKRVLDLLKEVRKNHKRVRVKLGTVITRRNVSGAPRVLDLIEEDSWLPDVWKVYQMSETNYGADNGDWLSVGDEEFEEVVEKCQQKAEERGVTLRVYRNSTRTGSYFFIDPDCEVVVVDEGGERRLGNFFSLLEDGAPRPADLVLPSRNMENFVRTYPDE, from the coding sequence GTGGATCTTCGTCCGATCGGCAGATGTAACCTGAGCTGCCCTTTCTGCTTCGGTCCCAGACATGATGTTCCCACCATGCCCCAGGCGGTCGCATTCCGGATTGCGGCGAAACTGCGGCAGGAAGGCGTGCAAGGTGTTGTGATTTCGGGAGGTGAACCTACACTCCTCCGATACCTGGCCCAGCTCGTTGAAGAATTGAGCTCTCCGCTGCCGGGTCGCTTTCCACCCAGAGTTGTTCTCAGTACCAATGGTCTTGCTTCGCTCAAGGTGATGGAGCGTGTCTTGCCCGGGCTGTCCTGGCTCGCGCTCCCGCTGGAATCGGCGGATGAGAAGGAGCACCGGGAGCTGAGGACAGGCAGTGCCGCGCCGCACCGGAAGCGGGTTCTCGACCTTCTGAAAGAAGTACGGAAGAACCATAAAAGAGTGCGCGTAAAACTGGGGACCGTGATCACCAGACGCAACGTTTCCGGTGCGCCACGTGTTCTTGACCTGATCGAGGAGGACTCCTGGCTTCCTGACGTCTGGAAGGTCTATCAAATGTCGGAGACCAATTACGGTGCGGACAACGGTGATTGGCTCTCGGTCGGGGACGAGGAGTTCGAGGAGGTGGTGGAAAAATGCCAGCAGAAGGCCGAGGAGCGTGGTGTCACCCTTCGCGTCTACCGGAATTCCACGCGAACAGGCAGTTACTTCTTCATCGATCCCGACTGTGAAGTGGTCGTCGTCGACGAGGGCGGGGAACGGAGGCTCGGTAACTTCTTCAGCCTGCTTGAGGACGGCGCGCCTCGTCCTGCCGACCTGGTGCTGCCGTCCCGGAACATGGAGAACTTCGTCCGAACCTATCCCGATGAGTGA
- a CDS encoding nucleotide triphosphate diphosphatase NUDT15 — MTANVRVGVQAIVRSGNRVLLGLRINVFGHGTWGLPGGHLEVGESLTGAACRELAEETGVHALGARIICVTDPDPAANHHMQVGVEILDHTGEIEVREPDRCEQWQFWPLDALPDPLFIGSVEVLRRVKEGALLPF, encoded by the coding sequence ATGACGGCAAACGTGCGTGTGGGGGTCCAGGCCATCGTCCGTTCGGGGAACCGGGTCCTGCTGGGGTTGCGGATCAACGTCTTCGGACATGGCACTTGGGGACTTCCCGGAGGGCACCTCGAGGTCGGCGAGTCGCTGACCGGCGCAGCCTGCCGCGAGTTGGCGGAGGAGACCGGAGTGCACGCCCTGGGCGCTCGCATCATCTGTGTCACCGACCCGGATCCCGCCGCCAATCACCATATGCAGGTCGGAGTGGAGATCCTTGACCACACGGGTGAGATCGAGGTGAGAGAGCCGGACCGATGTGAACAGTGGCAGTTCTGGCCGCTCGACGCTCTGCCCGACCCGCTCTTCATCGGCTCGGTGGAGGTGTTGCGCCGCGTCAAGGAAGGGGCACTTCTCCCCTTCTGA
- the pepN gene encoding aminopeptidase N, translated as MPGTNLTREEAQQRAKLLTVDSYEIDLDLSGAQEGGTYRSVTTVRFDVAETGAESFIDLVAPTVHEITLNGDPLDADEVFKESRIALPGLLEGRNILRVVADCAYTNTGEGLHRFVDPVDNQAYLYTQFEVPDARRVFASFEQPDLKATFQFTVKAPAGWTVVSNSPTPEPKDDTWVFEPTPRISTYITALIVGPYHSVHSVYEKNGQSVPLGIYCRPSLAEYLDSDAIFEVTRQGFEWFQEKFDYAYPFKKYDQLFVPEFNAGAMENAGAVTIRDQYVFRSKVTDAAYEVRAETILHELAHMWFGDLVTMEWWNDLWLNESFATYTSIACQAYSPESRWPHSWTTFANSMKTWAYRQDQLPSTHPIMAEIRDLDDVLVNFDGITYAKGASVLKQLVAYVGMDEFFRGVQAYFKAHAYGNTRLSDLLGALEETSGRDLKTWSKLWLETAGINVLRPEIETDANGVITSFAIRQEAPALPAGAKGEPTLRPHRIAVGLYELDDETGKLVRDERVELDVDGELTAVPQLVGKRRPDVVLLNDDDLSYAKVRLDEQSLSFVTDHLGDFEASLPRALCWASAWDMTRDAELATRDYLSLVLSGIGKESDIGVVQSLQRQVKLAIDLYADPAAREALLTRWTDATLAHLRSAAPGGDHQLAWARAFAATARTPEQLDLLEALLDGSQTIEGLAVDTELRWAFVQRLAAVGRFDEAEIAGEYERDRTAAGERHAATARAARPTPEAKAEAWASVIDSDKLPNAIQEAVISGFVQTDQRELLAPYADTFFEVVKDIWESRSHEIAQQIAIGLYPTIQVSQETLAKTDTWLTSAEPNASLRRLVSESRAGVERALKAQAADAVQ; from the coding sequence GTGCCTGGCACCAACCTGACTCGCGAAGAGGCGCAGCAGCGAGCCAAGCTGCTCACCGTTGACTCGTACGAGATCGATCTCGACCTCTCCGGCGCGCAGGAGGGCGGTACCTACCGGTCCGTGACCACGGTGCGCTTCGACGTCGCCGAAACCGGCGCGGAGTCCTTCATCGACCTGGTCGCCCCGACCGTCCACGAGATCACGCTCAACGGCGATCCGCTGGATGCCGACGAGGTGTTCAAGGAGTCCCGGATCGCCCTGCCGGGGCTGCTGGAAGGCCGCAACATCCTCCGTGTCGTCGCCGACTGCGCGTACACCAACACCGGAGAGGGCCTGCACCGGTTCGTCGACCCGGTCGACAACCAGGCCTACCTCTACACCCAGTTCGAGGTGCCGGACGCCCGCCGGGTCTTCGCCTCCTTCGAGCAGCCGGACCTGAAGGCCACCTTCCAGTTCACCGTGAAGGCGCCCGCCGGCTGGACGGTCGTCTCCAACTCGCCGACGCCGGAGCCCAAGGACGACACCTGGGTCTTCGAGCCGACGCCGCGGATCTCGACGTACATCACGGCGCTCATCGTCGGCCCGTACCACTCCGTGCACAGCGTGTACGAGAAGAACGGGCAGTCCGTCCCGCTCGGCATCTACTGCCGCCCCTCCCTCGCCGAGTACCTCGACTCGGACGCGATCTTCGAGGTGACCCGGCAGGGCTTCGAGTGGTTCCAGGAGAAGTTCGACTACGCGTACCCGTTCAAGAAGTACGACCAGCTGTTCGTGCCGGAGTTCAACGCGGGCGCGATGGAGAACGCGGGCGCGGTGACGATCCGCGACCAGTACGTGTTCCGGTCGAAGGTGACCGACGCCGCGTACGAGGTGCGGGCCGAGACGATCCTGCACGAGCTGGCCCACATGTGGTTCGGCGACCTGGTCACCATGGAGTGGTGGAACGACCTGTGGCTGAACGAGTCGTTCGCCACGTACACCTCGATCGCCTGCCAGGCGTACTCCCCCGAGTCGCGCTGGCCGCACTCCTGGACGACCTTCGCCAACTCCATGAAGACGTGGGCGTACCGCCAGGACCAGCTGCCCTCCACGCACCCGATCATGGCCGAGATCCGCGACCTCGACGACGTGCTCGTCAACTTCGACGGCATCACGTACGCGAAGGGCGCGAGCGTCCTCAAGCAGCTCGTCGCGTACGTCGGCATGGACGAGTTCTTCCGGGGCGTGCAGGCGTACTTCAAGGCGCACGCGTACGGCAACACGCGCCTGTCGGACCTGCTGGGCGCGCTGGAGGAGACTTCCGGGCGCGACCTGAAGACCTGGTCGAAGCTGTGGCTGGAGACGGCCGGAATCAATGTGTTGAGGCCGGAGATCGAGACCGACGCGAACGGCGTCATCACCTCCTTCGCCATCCGCCAGGAGGCCCCGGCGCTCCCGGCGGGCGCCAAGGGCGAGCCGACGCTGCGCCCGCACCGCATCGCGGTCGGCCTCTACGAACTCGACGACGAGACCGGCAAGCTGGTCCGCGACGAGCGCGTGGAGCTGGACGTCGACGGCGAACTGACGGCCGTACCGCAGCTGGTCGGCAAGCGCCGTCCGGACGTGGTCCTGCTCAACGACGACGACCTGTCGTACGCGAAGGTCCGCCTCGACGAGCAGTCGCTGTCCTTCGTCACGGACCACCTCGGCGACTTCGAGGCGTCACTGCCGCGGGCCCTGTGCTGGGCGTCGGCGTGGGACATGACGCGGGACGCGGAACTCGCCACCCGCGACTACCTCTCCCTCGTGCTGTCCGGCATCGGCAAGGAGTCCGACATCGGTGTCGTGCAGTCGCTGCAGCGCCAGGTGAAGCTGGCGATCGACCTGTACGCCGACCCTGCCGCCCGCGAGGCCCTGCTCACCCGCTGGACCGACGCCACGCTGGCCCATCTGCGGTCGGCGGCGCCGGGCGGCGACCACCAGCTGGCGTGGGCGCGGGCGTTCGCGGCGACGGCTCGTACGCCGGAGCAGCTGGACCTGCTGGAGGCGCTGCTTGACGGTTCGCAGACGATCGAGGGCCTGGCCGTCGACACCGAGCTGCGCTGGGCGTTCGTCCAGCGGCTCGCCGCCGTCGGCCGGTTCGACGAGGCGGAGATCGCGGGCGAGTACGAGCGGGACAGGACGGCGGCGGGCGAACGGCACGCGGCCACCGCCCGCGCGGCCCGGCCCACCCCGGAGGCGAAGGCGGAGGCCTGGGCGTCGGTCATCGACTCCGACAAGCTCCCCAACGCCATCCAGGAAGCCGTCATCTCGGGCTTCGTCCAGACCGACCAGCGCGAGCTGCTGGCACCGTACGCCGACACGTTCTTCGAGGTCGTCAAGGACATCTGGGAGTCCCGCTCCCACGAGATCGCCCAGCAGATCGCCATCGGCCTCTACCCGACCATCCAGGTCTCCCAGGAAACCCTGGCGAAGACGGACACCTGGCTGACCTCCGCCGAGCCGAACGCGTCCCTGCGTCGGCTCGTCTCGGAGTCGCGGGCGGGCGTGGAGCGGGCGCTGAAGGCGCAGGCTGCGGACGCGGTGCAGTAG
- a CDS encoding DUF1203 domain-containing protein — translation MTTTYIARPITPVTLKELRSADDAGREMVPVTDEEGGAPLRCCLRRSEPGERIALVSYAPLRRWAAETGADPGAYDEQGPVFIHAEECPGPDPDGHPFARAHRTVRRYSAEGRILGGELVDAVDDEAFRKAFDDPAVALVHVRAVEYGCFLYEVRRAPL, via the coding sequence ATGACGACGACGTACATCGCACGACCCATCACCCCCGTGACCCTGAAGGAGCTGCGTTCTGCTGACGATGCGGGGCGCGAGATGGTTCCCGTGACCGACGAGGAGGGCGGGGCGCCGCTGCGCTGCTGTCTGCGCCGCAGCGAGCCGGGGGAGCGGATCGCCCTCGTCTCGTACGCCCCGCTGCGCCGCTGGGCCGCCGAGACAGGAGCGGATCCCGGCGCGTACGACGAGCAGGGCCCGGTCTTCATCCACGCCGAGGAATGCCCCGGCCCCGACCCGGACGGCCACCCCTTCGCGCGCGCCCACCGCACCGTCCGGCGCTACTCTGCCGAGGGCCGCATCCTGGGCGGCGAGCTGGTCGACGCGGTCGACGACGAGGCCTTCCGGAAGGCGTTCGACGACCCGGCCGTGGCGCTGGTGCATGTGCGGGCCGTGGAGTACGGGTGCTTCCTGTACGAGGTGCGGCGAGCTCCGCTGTGA
- a CDS encoding aspartate-semialdehyde dehydrogenase yields MRVGIVGATGQVGTVMRRILTERAFPVTELRLFASARSAGTTLDGVTVEDAATADYRGLDIVLFSAGGATSRALAEKVASQGAVVIDNSSAWRKDPDVPLVVSEVNPHAIADRPKGIIANPNCTTMAAMPVLKPLHAEAGLEALVVATYQAVSGSGLAGVAELHGQAQKVVADADQLTHDGGAVDFPEPGVYKRPIAFNVLPFAGNLVDDGLNETDEEQKLRNESRKILEIPALKVSGTCVRVPVFSGHSLQVNARFARPISAERATELLAAAPGVELSDIPTPLQAAGQDPSYVGRIRTDETVDNGLALFVSSDNLRKGAALNAVQIAELVAAELSAK; encoded by the coding sequence GTGAGGGTCGGAATCGTCGGAGCCACCGGGCAGGTCGGCACGGTCATGCGCAGGATCCTCACGGAGCGTGCCTTCCCGGTCACCGAGCTGCGTCTGTTCGCCTCGGCCCGCTCCGCCGGGACGACCCTGGACGGCGTGACGGTGGAGGACGCGGCGACCGCCGACTACCGCGGCCTGGACATCGTGCTGTTCTCCGCGGGCGGCGCGACCTCCCGGGCGCTGGCCGAGAAGGTCGCCTCCCAGGGCGCGGTCGTGATCGACAACTCCTCGGCCTGGCGCAAGGACCCGGACGTACCGCTGGTGGTGTCCGAGGTGAACCCGCACGCGATCGCCGACCGGCCCAAGGGCATCATCGCCAACCCGAACTGCACGACGATGGCCGCGATGCCGGTACTGAAGCCGCTGCACGCGGAGGCGGGGCTGGAGGCGCTGGTCGTCGCGACGTACCAGGCGGTGTCCGGCTCGGGTCTCGCGGGCGTGGCGGAGCTGCACGGGCAGGCGCAGAAGGTGGTCGCCGACGCCGACCAGCTCACCCACGACGGCGGCGCGGTCGACTTCCCGGAGCCCGGTGTCTACAAGCGTCCCATCGCCTTCAACGTGCTGCCCTTCGCGGGCAACCTCGTCGACGACGGTCTGAACGAGACCGACGAGGAGCAGAAGCTCCGCAACGAGTCCCGCAAGATCCTCGAGATCCCCGCCCTCAAGGTCTCCGGCACCTGCGTCCGCGTCCCGGTCTTCTCCGGCCACTCCCTCCAGGTCAACGCCCGTTTCGCCCGCCCGATCAGCGCCGAGCGCGCCACCGAGCTGCTGGCCGCCGCGCCGGGCGTCGAGCTCTCCGACATCCCGACCCCCCTCCAGGCCGCCGGCCAGGACCCGTCGTACGTCGGCCGCATCCGCACCGACGAGACCGTCGACAACGGCCTCGCCCTCTTCGTCTCCAGCGACAACCTCCGCAAGGGCGCGGCCCTGAACGCGGTGCAGATCGCGGAGCTGGTGGCGGCGGAGCTGAGCGCGAAGTAG
- a CDS encoding RNA polymerase sigma factor, whose translation MLRRKARRDQGNDDPLDAAQERRVRAVLALGGVPQTDLPDGVQQVRLRLLERAAKGYEAPRDVSAWVAVVASNLAMDWHRAKRRQDRLGERLASLRQLEHPSGEDTSVLSLAVAQGLDELPDPQRQVLVLRFYADLPVRSIADELGIPEGTVKSRLHTAVRALRARLHEDEVV comes from the coding sequence GTGCTGCGCAGAAAGGCCCGCCGTGACCAGGGGAACGATGACCCTCTGGACGCGGCTCAGGAACGCCGGGTGCGGGCGGTGCTCGCGCTGGGCGGTGTGCCGCAGACGGACCTGCCGGACGGGGTGCAGCAGGTCCGCCTGCGGCTGCTGGAGCGGGCGGCGAAGGGGTACGAGGCCCCGCGCGACGTCTCCGCATGGGTGGCCGTGGTCGCCTCCAACCTCGCCATGGACTGGCACCGCGCCAAGCGCCGCCAGGATCGGCTCGGCGAGCGCCTGGCCTCCCTGCGCCAGCTGGAGCACCCCTCCGGCGAGGACACCAGCGTGCTCTCCCTCGCCGTCGCCCAGGGTCTGGACGAGCTGCCCGACCCCCAGCGCCAGGTCCTCGTCCTGCGTTTCTACGCCGATCTGCCCGTGCGCTCGATAGCCGACGAACTCGGCATCCCGGAAGGCACGGTCAAGAGCAGGCTGCACACGGCGGTACGGGCACTGCGCGCCCGCCTGCACGAGGACGAGGTGGTGTGA
- a CDS encoding S8 family serine peptidase has translation MTLTPQRDPISGARHVARIAVAAGLVAALSAAGPIPMAMSADQAAPAADPSVKSAHDKLGSDDADLLAEAKAGGAKTVTMMVATAPGKTEQVAEQLDAVKGGLVGRTYDKLGYVRATVPTAKADSAIAAATKLSSVHGIDLREEIPLDDPTPSAHTTKSAKATGSYPAPGKKTPAENPYNPSFETGAVDFVAKNPKSDGRGITIGILDSGVDLAHPALRKTTTGERKIVDWVTATDPVVDADRTWRPMVTSVSGPTFTFGGKTWTAPAGSYRISTFLESYTTGGDAAGDANRDGDKTDSWGVLYDAAAGTVRVDLNNNYDFGDDTPMKPYKNGFQIGYFGTDNPKTDVAERQPFVIEIRKDVVYNEAGAKADFVNIGVIESEHGTHVAGITAANGLFGGRMDGAAPGAKLVSSRACTWSGGCTNVALTEGMIDLVTKRGVDIVNMSIGGLPALNDGNNARAELYTRLIDEYGVQLVISAGNSGPGTNTIGDPSLADKVISVGATISKKTWAANYGSAVQKSYAMMPFSSRGPREDGGFAPTLSAPGAAINTIQTWLPGAPVAEAGYSLPAGYGMLQGTSMASPQAAGASALLLSAAKQKGIALTPAKLRTALNSTADHISGVQAYEEGAGLIDIVDAWDAIKDGATAHDYTVKAPVDTAIDFALKTPGFGTGLYDREGGLKAGQKKTYDVTITRTSGADRALRHELDFENNAGGTFKIVGSDVVKLPLNQPVTVKVQATPKSAGIKSAILEIDDPRTEGVDKQAMSTVVVSAPLKYSYSASGSVQRNSSKSYFVTVPEGAKALEVAIGGLKGKSQTRFIAIHPYGVPVDPTSTINCYPNYTNPDSAPCRPDVRSYADPQAGVWEIEVETRRTSPLLDNPYKLNVAVYGADFDPEVVTVPEAKVGTPVEASWKATNKFAALDGKLAGGPLGSSKSARPTIANGVTQTSTVVVPEGATSLDVAIGNVSDTSADLDLVVLDAAGDEVGSSADGDSEESVSVPKPAAGTYTVQVIGYSVPAGSTAYDYQDVFFSTVLGSVTVDDAPVKLGTGASATVSASVTAAAPAPEGREFFGQVQLVNARGTVAGVGSVKIEKVTP, from the coding sequence ATGACCCTCACACCCCAGCGCGATCCGATATCGGGTGCAAGACATGTGGCCCGCATAGCCGTGGCCGCGGGTCTCGTCGCCGCACTCTCCGCGGCCGGGCCGATACCCATGGCCATGTCCGCCGACCAGGCCGCGCCCGCGGCCGACCCCAGCGTCAAGTCCGCCCACGACAAGCTCGGTTCGGACGACGCCGATCTGCTCGCCGAGGCGAAGGCCGGCGGCGCCAAGACGGTCACGATGATGGTGGCCACGGCCCCCGGCAAGACCGAGCAGGTCGCCGAGCAGCTCGACGCGGTCAAGGGCGGCCTGGTGGGCCGTACGTACGACAAGCTCGGCTACGTCCGCGCCACCGTCCCCACCGCGAAGGCGGACTCGGCCATCGCCGCCGCCACGAAGCTGTCCTCCGTGCACGGCATCGACCTGCGCGAGGAGATACCCCTCGACGACCCGACGCCGAGCGCGCACACCACCAAGAGCGCGAAGGCCACGGGCAGTTACCCGGCCCCCGGCAAGAAGACCCCCGCCGAGAACCCGTACAACCCGTCCTTCGAGACGGGCGCCGTCGACTTCGTGGCGAAGAACCCGAAGTCGGACGGCCGCGGTATCACCATCGGCATCCTGGACTCGGGCGTGGACCTCGCCCACCCGGCGCTGCGGAAGACCACCACCGGCGAGCGCAAGATCGTCGACTGGGTCACGGCGACCGACCCGGTCGTGGACGCCGACCGCACCTGGCGCCCGATGGTCACCTCGGTGTCCGGGCCGACCTTCACCTTCGGCGGCAAGACCTGGACGGCGCCCGCGGGCTCGTACCGGATCAGCACGTTCCTGGAGTCGTACACCACCGGCGGCGACGCGGCGGGCGACGCGAACCGGGACGGCGACAAGACCGACTCATGGGGCGTCCTCTACGACGCCGCGGCCGGCACGGTCCGCGTCGACCTGAACAACAACTACGACTTCGGTGACGACACCCCGATGAAGCCGTACAAGAACGGCTTCCAGATCGGGTACTTCGGCACCGACAACCCGAAGACCGATGTCGCCGAACGCCAGCCGTTCGTCATCGAGATCCGCAAGGACGTCGTCTACAACGAGGCCGGCGCGAAGGCCGACTTCGTCAACATCGGCGTCATCGAGTCCGAGCACGGCACGCACGTCGCCGGTATCACCGCCGCCAACGGCCTGTTCGGCGGCCGGATGGACGGCGCCGCTCCCGGCGCGAAGCTCGTCTCGTCCCGTGCCTGCACCTGGTCCGGCGGCTGCACCAACGTCGCGCTCACCGAGGGCATGATCGACCTCGTCACCAAGCGCGGCGTCGACATCGTCAACATGTCGATCGGCGGCCTGCCCGCGCTCAACGACGGCAACAACGCGCGCGCCGAGCTGTACACGCGCCTCATCGACGAGTACGGCGTGCAGCTGGTGATCTCCGCGGGCAACTCCGGCCCCGGCACGAACACCATCGGCGACCCCTCCCTGGCCGACAAGGTCATCTCGGTCGGCGCGACGATCTCCAAGAAGACGTGGGCCGCCAACTACGGCTCCGCGGTGCAGAAGTCGTACGCGATGATGCCGTTCTCCTCCCGCGGCCCGCGTGAGGACGGCGGCTTCGCGCCGACGCTCTCCGCGCCCGGTGCCGCGATCAACACCATCCAGACCTGGCTGCCGGGCGCCCCGGTCGCCGAGGCGGGCTACTCGCTGCCGGCCGGCTACGGCATGCTCCAGGGCACCTCGATGGCGTCCCCGCAGGCGGCGGGCGCGAGCGCGCTGCTGCTGAGTGCCGCCAAGCAGAAGGGCATCGCCCTCACCCCGGCGAAGCTGCGCACCGCCCTGAACTCGACCGCCGACCACATCTCCGGTGTGCAGGCGTACGAGGAGGGCGCGGGCCTGATCGACATCGTGGACGCCTGGGACGCCATCAAGGACGGCGCCACCGCCCACGACTACACCGTCAAGGCCCCGGTCGACACCGCGATCGACTTCGCGCTGAAGACGCCGGGCTTCGGCACCGGCCTGTACGACCGTGAGGGCGGCCTCAAGGCCGGCCAGAAGAAGACGTACGACGTCACGATCACCCGTACCTCCGGCGCGGACCGCGCGCTGCGGCACGAGCTGGACTTCGAGAACAACGCGGGCGGCACCTTCAAGATCGTCGGCTCCGACGTCGTCAAGCTGCCGCTGAACCAGCCGGTGACCGTCAAGGTCCAGGCCACGCCCAAGAGCGCGGGCATCAAGAGCGCGATCCTCGAGATCGACGACCCGCGCACCGAGGGCGTCGACAAGCAGGCCATGAGCACCGTCGTGGTCTCCGCGCCGCTGAAGTACAGCTATTCCGCCTCCGGTTCGGTGCAGCGCAACAGCAGCAAGTCCTACTTCGTGACCGTGCCCGAGGGCGCGAAGGCGCTGGAGGTCGCGATCGGCGGGCTGAAGGGCAAGAGCCAGACCCGGTTCATCGCCATTCACCCGTACGGCGTTCCGGTCGACCCGACGTCGACGATCAACTGCTACCCGAACTACACCAACCCGGACAGCGCTCCCTGCCGCCCCGACGTGCGCTCGTACGCCGATCCGCAGGCCGGCGTCTGGGAGATCGAGGTCGAGACGCGCCGTACGTCGCCGCTGCTCGACAACCCGTACAAGCTGAACGTCGCCGTCTACGGCGCTGACTTCGACCCCGAGGTCGTGACCGTGCCCGAGGCCAAGGTCGGCACCCCGGTCGAGGCGTCCTGGAAGGCGACCAACAAGTTCGCCGCCCTGGACGGCAAGCTGGCCGGCGGCCCGCTCGGCTCGTCGAAGTCGGCCCGCCCGACCATCGCCAACGGCGTGACCCAGACCAGCACGGTCGTGGTGCCCGAGGGCGCCACGTCGCTGGACGTCGCCATCGGCAACGTCTCCGACACGTCGGCCGACCTGGACCTGGTGGTCCTGGACGCCGCCGGCGACGAGGTCGGCAGCTCGGCCGACGGTGACTCGGAGGAGTCCGTCTCGGTGCCGAAACCGGCCGCCGGTACGTACACCGTCCAGGTCATCGGCTACTCGGTGCCGGCCGGTTCGACGGCGTACGACTACCAGGACGTGTTCTTCTCCACCGTCCTCGGCAGCGTCACCGTCGACGACGCGCCGGTGAAGCTCGGTACGGGCGCCTCGGCGACCGTCTCCGCAAGCGTCACCGCCGCTGCGCCCGCTCCGGAGGGCCGTGAGTTCTTCGGCCAGGTCCAGCTGGTCAACGCGCGCGGCACGGTCGCGGGCGTGGGCAGCGTGAAGATCGAGAAGGTCACGCCGTAG
- a CDS encoding CGNR zinc finger domain-containing protein: MSADPRPLTGEPLSLDLLNTRWMQEGAVQDLLTDTDGLAVWLAANQLDVNADADAATLRHVLQARDALAAVVDGSLAEGAAAVDAVLAHGRIRATLSAEGPGELPEFRDGSWRPAWLAARDYLELLATAPDRIRRCAHGACVLHFFDTSRNGTRRWCSMATCGNRAKASRHYARSKDA; the protein is encoded by the coding sequence ATGTCCGCCGACCCCCGTCCGCTCACCGGCGAACCGCTCTCCCTCGACCTGCTCAACACGCGATGGATGCAGGAGGGCGCCGTGCAGGACCTGCTGACCGACACCGACGGGCTCGCGGTGTGGCTCGCGGCGAACCAGCTCGACGTCAATGCCGATGCCGATGCCGCGACGCTCCGGCACGTCCTCCAGGCGCGCGACGCGCTGGCCGCGGTGGTCGACGGATCGCTCGCCGAAGGTGCCGCGGCCGTCGACGCCGTGCTCGCGCACGGGCGGATCCGGGCGACGCTCAGCGCCGAAGGCCCCGGAGAGCTGCCCGAGTTCCGCGACGGCTCCTGGAGGCCCGCCTGGCTCGCCGCGCGCGACTACCTGGAGCTGCTGGCCACCGCGCCGGACCGGATCCGGCGCTGCGCCCACGGCGCCTGCGTCCTGCACTTCTTCGACACGTCACGGAACGGCACCCGGCGCTGGTGCTCGATGGCGACCTGCGGCAACCGGGCGAAGGCGTCCCGGCATTACGCGCGGTCGAAGGATGCCTGA